One Paenibacillus riograndensis SBR5 DNA segment encodes these proteins:
- a CDS encoding carbohydrate ABC transporter permease: MNVLKDKKAWLVFILPALIFYLGTVFVPIIQSLKYGFQQWNGIQEPHYIGLDNYIAMFKDSYFWNSVQNNLVYVVIVVFMQVFIGLFFALMLSYVTKGAGIFRTLYYLPAVVVTVAIAQMFRNFYSLQPLGLLNMFLDWVGLSHLQSAWLSNPHTALIAVSIPEGWRFIGMYMVIFYAALIAIPKEIEEAATIDGVSGWQLIRYIKLPSIMHVLSLSLIMCTTGALRGFDIPYIIGVPGSATELVTTYMYKQAFSTIQYGYGSAIAVFIVIESLLAVLIIRAIFNSRKGDA, translated from the coding sequence ATGAATGTGCTAAAAGACAAAAAGGCATGGCTGGTTTTCATCCTGCCGGCTTTGATATTTTATCTGGGAACGGTTTTTGTCCCGATTATCCAGTCCCTGAAATACGGGTTTCAGCAGTGGAACGGCATTCAGGAGCCGCACTACATCGGCCTTGATAATTATATCGCGATGTTCAAAGATTCTTATTTCTGGAATTCTGTGCAAAACAATCTGGTCTACGTGGTGATTGTGGTATTTATGCAGGTGTTCATCGGCTTGTTTTTTGCCCTGATGCTCTCCTATGTCACCAAAGGCGCAGGAATTTTCAGAACACTGTATTATCTGCCGGCGGTTGTTGTAACCGTAGCTATTGCGCAAATGTTCCGTAATTTCTATTCCCTTCAGCCTCTCGGTCTGCTGAATATGTTCCTGGACTGGGTGGGACTCAGCCATCTTCAGTCCGCCTGGCTCTCCAATCCCCATACGGCATTGATCGCGGTGTCGATCCCTGAGGGGTGGCGGTTTATCGGGATGTATATGGTTATCTTTTATGCGGCGCTGATTGCAATCCCCAAAGAAATTGAAGAAGCGGCTACGATTGACGGTGTAAGCGGCTGGCAGCTGATTCGTTATATTAAGCTTCCGAGCATCATGCATGTGCTGAGCCTGTCTTTGATTATGTGTACCACAGGGGCTCTGCGGGGCTTCGATATTCCTTATATCATCGGTGTGCCGGGGTCGGCCACAGAGCTGGTTACCACCTACATGTATAAGCAAGCGTTCTCTACCATCCAGTATGGATACGGAAGTGCGATTGCCGTGTTCATCGTGATCGAAAGTCTGCTCGCGGTACTGATCATCCGGGCTATTTTTAATTCAAGGAAAGGAGATGCCTGA
- a CDS encoding ABC transporter substrate-binding protein, with amino-acid sequence MTKKMSKAFTGLAVFSLAGAALAGCGSSAGNNSPDQAGASNAPKEQTVTWLSARPENGAIVQTVKELADRFAADHPGFKLDLQVTADRPSYLTKLRTLVASGQMPDFIDSDADPFAQELVNGGLLVDMEKFLKDEGLYDKFYEPALKYQELPDGSLYLLPMEYHMEMTWYNKKIFADNNLTVPKTLDDLLAVSKALKDKGITPIAVDGVDVWPVLRYAAMYPFRTTGNQFIRDLSQGKAKMSDAAGMQAANFASQIGKYFQDGFATTDYTTAKNLFLNGQAAMYNMGTWEIPSFVEESLPEGLKGNVDYFYLPTTSNAVTPDNEFFGNSGIGLGASAKTFDGLPKEFLSYVLKNYSDVYVAKQQMSPLKFTIDDESKFSPLFLRIKKDMDNYGSEFAKPWDTLLDPNTNSVMSDLITKLTMGFVTPEDFAKQIDEAIAKNTASK; translated from the coding sequence ATGACAAAGAAAATGTCAAAAGCGTTCACTGGGCTTGCAGTTTTCTCCTTGGCCGGGGCCGCTCTGGCGGGCTGCGGCAGCTCCGCAGGCAACAATAGCCCGGACCAGGCCGGTGCTTCGAACGCACCAAAGGAGCAAACCGTCACCTGGCTCTCGGCCAGACCGGAGAACGGGGCCATTGTCCAGACGGTTAAGGAGCTTGCGGACCGGTTCGCCGCCGATCATCCCGGCTTCAAGCTGGACCTTCAGGTCACGGCGGACAGACCTTCTTACCTGACCAAGCTCAGAACGCTGGTCGCTTCAGGACAGATGCCGGATTTCATTGACAGCGATGCCGATCCTTTTGCCCAGGAGCTCGTCAATGGGGGGTTGCTGGTGGACATGGAGAAATTCCTGAAGGACGAGGGACTGTATGATAAGTTTTATGAACCCGCGCTGAAATACCAGGAGCTGCCGGATGGAAGCCTGTATCTCCTGCCGATGGAATACCACATGGAAATGACCTGGTATAACAAAAAAATATTTGCCGACAACAACCTTACGGTGCCCAAAACCCTTGATGATCTGCTTGCAGTCAGCAAAGCGCTCAAAGACAAGGGGATTACACCTATCGCTGTAGACGGCGTTGATGTATGGCCGGTATTGCGTTATGCAGCCATGTACCCGTTCCGGACCACAGGCAATCAGTTCATCCGGGATTTGAGCCAGGGCAAAGCCAAAATGTCCGATGCGGCAGGCATGCAGGCGGCTAACTTCGCTTCGCAGATCGGGAAATACTTTCAGGATGGCTTTGCTACAACCGATTATACGACAGCTAAAAATCTGTTCCTGAACGGACAGGCTGCCATGTACAACATGGGAACTTGGGAAATACCGTCCTTCGTGGAAGAAAGCCTGCCGGAAGGACTCAAGGGCAATGTGGATTATTTCTATCTGCCGACAACAAGCAATGCGGTCACGCCGGATAATGAATTTTTCGGCAACAGCGGGATCGGACTCGGAGCTTCAGCGAAAACGTTCGATGGACTGCCTAAGGAATTCCTCAGCTATGTGCTGAAAAATTACAGCGACGTCTATGTGGCCAAACAACAAATGTCTCCGCTGAAATTCACCATTGATGACGAGTCCAAATTCTCCCCGCTGTTCCTGCGGATCAAAAAGGATATGGACAACTATGGCTCCGAGTTCGCCAAGCCTTGGGATACGCTGCTTGATCCGAACACCAACTCGGTGATGAGCGATCTGATTACTAAACTGACCATGGGCTTTGTGACTCCAGAGGATTTTGCCAAACAGATTGATGAGGCCATTGCCAAAAACACAGCAAGCAAATAA
- a CDS encoding glycoside hydrolase family 32 protein, producing MRKVFYRPANGWVGDVIPMYDQGEYKLYYLHDERVGGDYGNHTSWNLLATRNGLDFEDYGEVLPNGDETALDRNAYTGSVIRDKEGMYHLFYTGHNPGPAFCKEGKPLQVVLRATGTDGIHWTKDHSFKLYGDEVIYEQYDWRDPFVFFNEEKQEYWMLVTAREMNSSEKRGGCIALLTSDDLLNWKYREPFYSPDKYITMECPDYFKMGEWHYLVYSTFSEKFVTHYKKSKTIDGLYTSPVLDTFDGRGFYAAKTASDGGKRYAFGWVPSKKGSNDYGDWEWAGTLVVHELHQNEQGELLVRMPPSIYGHFNREEQILPQAEKNCLQQENGLLLSSPDGLAYSVLNPLPAQVLLEASFADWQQVKDFGIAVRTDKSLDNGYFIKFDPFHNRITFDMWPRREPGFFQWQIAGDKPQMIELERPFDFGSHSRIHFQLILEEDILCLYVNNEVAMTTRIYNFKDGHFGFFANEGAVSVQDITLKTAAEL from the coding sequence ATGAGAAAGGTATTCTACAGACCTGCAAATGGCTGGGTCGGTGACGTAATTCCGATGTATGACCAAGGGGAGTACAAGCTGTACTATCTTCACGATGAGAGAGTGGGGGGGGACTATGGCAACCATACCTCATGGAATTTGCTGGCCACCAGAAACGGGCTTGACTTTGAGGATTACGGAGAGGTTCTGCCGAACGGCGATGAAACCGCTTTAGACCGGAACGCATATACCGGCTCTGTGATCAGGGACAAGGAGGGCATGTACCACCTTTTCTACACGGGACATAACCCGGGCCCTGCGTTTTGCAAGGAGGGTAAGCCTTTGCAGGTTGTGCTGCGGGCGACGGGCACCGACGGGATTCATTGGACGAAGGATCACAGCTTCAAGCTTTACGGGGATGAAGTGATCTACGAGCAGTATGATTGGCGTGATCCCTTTGTGTTCTTCAACGAAGAGAAGCAGGAATACTGGATGCTGGTCACGGCCAGGGAAATGAACTCTTCCGAGAAAAGAGGCGGGTGCATCGCCCTTCTGACTTCGGATGACCTGCTGAACTGGAAATACCGTGAACCCTTCTACAGTCCGGACAAGTACATCACGATGGAATGTCCCGATTATTTCAAGATGGGGGAATGGCACTACCTGGTCTACTCCACCTTCAGTGAGAAGTTCGTCACCCATTATAAAAAGAGCAAAACAATCGATGGCCTGTACACCTCACCGGTGCTGGACACTTTTGACGGCAGAGGATTTTATGCGGCCAAAACAGCCTCGGACGGCGGGAAGCGGTATGCTTTTGGTTGGGTTCCATCGAAGAAGGGCTCGAATGATTACGGGGATTGGGAATGGGCAGGCACTCTCGTTGTCCATGAACTGCACCAGAACGAACAGGGAGAGCTGCTGGTGAGAATGCCGCCTTCCATCTATGGACATTTTAATAGGGAAGAACAAATTCTGCCGCAAGCGGAAAAAAATTGCCTTCAGCAGGAAAATGGTCTGCTGCTCTCTTCCCCGGACGGGCTGGCTTATAGTGTGCTTAACCCATTGCCTGCCCAGGTGCTGCTTGAAGCATCCTTTGCGGATTGGCAGCAGGTGAAGGACTTTGGGATCGCGGTTCGCACAGACAAGTCGCTGGACAACGGTTATTTCATCAAATTTGATCCTTTTCATAACCGGATAACCTTTGATATGTGGCCGAGAAGAGAGCCGGGATTTTTTCAATGGCAGATTGCCGGGGACAAGCCGCAAATGATTGAGCTGGAGCGTCCGTTTGATTTTGGGAGCCACAGCCGGATTCATTTCCAGCTGATACTGGAAGAAGATATTTTATGCCTCTATGTCAATAATGAAGTTGCGATGACTACACGGATTTATAACTTCAAAGACGGCCATTTTGGATTTTTTGCCAATGAGGGTGCTGTAAGCGTTCAGGACATTACCCTAAAAACGGCTGCAGAGCTTTGA
- a CDS encoding ROK family protein translates to MIIGAIEAGGTKFICGVGNEEGEILDRISFPTETPEETLQQAVAYFKDTGVEAIGIGSFGPLNMDFSSPLYGHVTTTPKRGWGGFDFVGYMKRHFPVPVGFDTDVNAAAFGEVKWGAAQGSDSCVYYTIGTGVGVGVYAEGRLVHGLVHPEGGHVLTRRHAEDVFEGLCPYHGDCLEGLAAGPAIEKRWGVKGSALPADHPAWEMEAYYLGQAIAGVVLLLSPKRVILGGGVMHREQLFSLIRKEVRQALNGYVAAPEILEAMDTYIVPPGLGDHAGLCGALALGIEALQGPAQNI, encoded by the coding sequence ATGATCATTGGGGCGATTGAAGCAGGCGGTACAAAATTTATCTGCGGAGTGGGCAATGAGGAAGGCGAAATTCTCGACAGGATCAGCTTTCCGACGGAGACACCGGAGGAGACCCTGCAGCAGGCGGTTGCTTATTTTAAGGATACAGGGGTGGAGGCTATCGGGATCGGGTCCTTCGGGCCATTGAATATGGATTTTTCCAGCCCTTTGTACGGGCATGTGACCACTACGCCCAAGCGGGGCTGGGGAGGATTCGATTTCGTCGGGTATATGAAACGGCATTTCCCTGTGCCGGTCGGATTCGATACGGATGTGAATGCTGCTGCTTTTGGCGAGGTGAAGTGGGGAGCGGCTCAAGGATCAGACAGCTGCGTCTATTATACAATCGGGACAGGTGTCGGAGTGGGCGTGTATGCAGAGGGCAGACTGGTCCACGGGCTGGTTCACCCTGAAGGCGGACATGTGCTGACCCGGCGGCATGCAGAGGATGTCTTCGAAGGCTTGTGTCCCTACCATGGCGACTGCCTGGAAGGCTTGGCGGCAGGACCGGCCATCGAGAAGCGCTGGGGCGTCAAAGGTTCTGCGCTGCCGGCGGATCATCCGGCCTGGGAAATGGAGGCCTATTATTTGGGCCAAGCCATCGCGGGCGTGGTCCTACTGTTGTCTCCGAAGCGTGTGATCCTGGGCGGAGGCGTAATGCACCGGGAGCAGCTCTTTTCGCTGATCCGTAAGGAAGTCCGCCAGGCCCTGAACGGGTACGTGGCCGCACCGGAAATCCTGGAGGCCATGGATACTTACATTGTTCCGCCTGGCCTCGGTGACCATGCGGGCTTGTGCGGTGCGCTGGCGCTGGGGATCGAGGCTCTGCAGGGCCCTGCGCAGAACATCTAG